In the Bordetella genomosp. 10 genome, one interval contains:
- a CDS encoding branched-chain amino acid ABC transporter permease, which yields MGFFLETLFGGLMSGMLYALVGLGFVLIFKASGVFNFAQGAMVLVAALAMARFSEWTPRWLGFHNALLANVLAFIVAAAVMFALAVAVEKFVLRHLVNQEATTLLMATLGISYFLDGLGQIAFGSSVYSINVGMPKDPAIILDSVFEGGLLINLEDLAAAVVAALLVAALALFFQYTSTGRALRAVADDHQAAQSVGIPLNRIWVVVWSVAGLVALVAGVIWGSKFGVQFTLSTAALRALPVVILGGLTSVPGAILGGLIIGVGEKLSEVYLGSLVGGGIEIWFAYVLALVFLLFRPQGLFGEKIIDRV from the coding sequence ATGGGATTCTTTCTCGAAACGCTGTTCGGCGGTCTGATGAGCGGCATGCTCTACGCCCTGGTCGGCCTGGGCTTCGTGCTGATCTTCAAGGCGTCCGGCGTCTTCAATTTCGCCCAGGGCGCCATGGTGCTGGTGGCGGCGCTGGCCATGGCGCGCTTTTCCGAATGGACCCCGCGCTGGCTGGGATTCCATAACGCCCTGCTGGCCAACGTGCTGGCGTTCATCGTGGCGGCGGCGGTGATGTTCGCGCTGGCGGTGGCGGTGGAGAAATTCGTGCTGCGCCACCTGGTCAACCAGGAGGCCACCACGCTGTTGATGGCGACGCTGGGCATCAGCTATTTCCTCGACGGCCTGGGCCAGATTGCCTTCGGCAGTTCGGTGTATTCGATCAACGTCGGCATGCCCAAGGACCCGGCCATCATCCTGGATTCCGTCTTCGAGGGCGGCCTCCTGATCAACCTGGAGGACCTGGCCGCGGCGGTGGTGGCGGCGCTGCTGGTGGCCGCCCTGGCGCTGTTCTTCCAGTACACCTCCACCGGACGCGCCTTGCGCGCGGTGGCCGACGATCACCAGGCGGCCCAGTCCGTCGGCATTCCGCTGAACCGCATCTGGGTGGTGGTGTGGAGCGTGGCCGGCCTGGTGGCGCTGGTGGCGGGCGTGATCTGGGGCTCGAAGTTCGGCGTGCAGTTCACGCTGTCCACCGCGGCCTTGCGCGCCTTGCCGGTGGTGATCCTGGGCGGCCTGACCTCGGTGCCCGGCGCCATCCTGGGCGGCCTGATCATCGGCGTGGGCGAGAAGCTTTCCGAGGTCTACCTGGGCTCGCTGGTCGGCGGCGGCATCGAAATCTGGTTCGCCTACGTGCTGGCGCTGGTCTTCCTGCTGTTCCGGCCGCAAGGCCTGTTCGGCGAAAAAATCATCGACCGCGTCTGA
- a CDS encoding ABC transporter ATP-binding protein, translating into MAPRQDARSRRGGDVILDMRNISLSFGGVKALTDISFNVREHEIRAIIGPNGAGKSSMLNVINGVYTPQQGAIAFDGRDDMRMTPRRAAEMGIARTFQNLALFKGMSVLDNIMTGRNLRMKCGLLAQALRIGPAAREESRHREFVENIIDFLEIQAYRKVPVGRLPYGLQKRVDLGRALAMEPRLLLLDEPMAGMNIEEKQDMSRYILDVNDEFGTTIVLIEHDMGVVMDISDRVVVLDYGKKIGDGEPDEVRAHPDVVRAYLGVAH; encoded by the coding sequence ATGGCGCCGCGGCAGGACGCGCGTTCGCGGCGCGGCGGCGACGTCATTCTCGACATGCGGAACATCTCGCTGTCCTTCGGCGGCGTCAAGGCGCTGACCGATATTTCCTTCAATGTGCGCGAGCACGAGATCCGCGCCATCATCGGCCCCAACGGCGCCGGCAAGAGCTCCATGCTCAACGTCATCAACGGCGTCTATACGCCGCAGCAAGGCGCCATCGCCTTCGACGGCCGCGACGATATGCGCATGACGCCGCGCCGCGCGGCGGAGATGGGCATCGCCCGCACCTTCCAGAACCTCGCGCTGTTCAAGGGCATGAGCGTGCTGGACAACATCATGACCGGCCGCAACCTGCGCATGAAATGCGGCCTGCTGGCGCAAGCCCTGCGCATCGGCCCCGCCGCGCGCGAGGAAAGCCGCCACCGCGAGTTCGTCGAGAACATCATCGACTTCCTGGAGATCCAGGCCTACCGCAAGGTGCCGGTGGGACGCCTGCCCTACGGCTTGCAGAAGCGCGTCGACCTGGGGCGCGCCCTGGCCATGGAGCCGCGCCTGCTGCTGCTGGACGAGCCCATGGCGGGCATGAATATCGAGGAGAAGCAGGACATGAGCCGCTACATCCTCGACGTCAACGACGAGTTCGGCACCACCATCGTCCTGATCGAGCACGACATGGGCGTGGTGATGGACATTTCCGACCGGGTGGTGGTGCTGGACTACGGCAAGAAGATCGGCGACGGCGAGCCCGACGAGGTGCGCGCCCATCCCGACGTCGTCCGCGCCTACCTGGGCGTGGCGCACTGA
- a CDS encoding AMP-dependent synthetase/ligase: MPAAADTFPALLLAHARVRGDRPAIREKHLGIWQTLSWAQVAALVRRAAHGLAAEGVAPGQHVAVVGENRPRLYISMMAAQALGAIPVPLYQDAIAQEMAYVLRDAAIGVAIAEDQEQVDKMLEARASCPDLRRVVYDDPRGLRHYADPMLTSFDALLAAGDAHAARDPAFFDRAVAAVRPHDAAAMFYTSGTTGRPKGVVLTHAALIDRARAVQDMERLTDREDVLAYLPPAWIGQNMFSYTQLLVTGFTVNHPESPSTVAIDMRDIGPTYYFAPPRILEDLLTRVLIRMEDAGYLKRRLFKACMDLARRVGVRILDGEAVGPYDRLRYALGDVLIYGPLRNALGMSRVRVAYTAGEAIGPDLFTFYRSLGINLKQLYGSTETSVFVCVQPDGKVRADTVGPPVAGVEIKVADDGEILVRSPGLFKEYYRNPAATREARGEDGWFHTGDAGYLDLDGQLKIIDRAKDVGKLSDGSLFAPKYIENKLKFFPYIKEAVAFGAGRDRVCAFVNIDLEAVGNWAERRGLPYAGYADLAGKDEVHALILGCVEQANAELARDPRLAASQVRRFLILHKELDPDDDELTRTRKVRRAFIAQKYAVLVDALFAGQATQYVETEVKFEDGRSGRIAADLKLRDARVFPALAGEAA, translated from the coding sequence ATGCCGGCGGCGGCGGACACCTTTCCCGCCCTGCTGCTGGCGCATGCGCGCGTGCGCGGCGACCGTCCCGCGATTCGGGAAAAGCACCTGGGCATCTGGCAAACCCTGAGCTGGGCGCAGGTCGCGGCCCTGGTGCGCCGCGCCGCGCACGGCCTGGCCGCCGAGGGCGTGGCGCCGGGCCAGCACGTGGCGGTGGTCGGCGAGAACCGTCCGCGTCTCTATATTTCCATGATGGCGGCCCAGGCGCTGGGCGCGATCCCGGTGCCGTTGTACCAGGACGCCATCGCGCAGGAAATGGCCTACGTGCTGCGCGATGCGGCCATCGGCGTGGCGATCGCCGAGGACCAGGAGCAGGTCGACAAGATGCTGGAGGCGCGGGCGTCCTGCCCGGACCTGCGCCGCGTCGTCTACGACGATCCGCGCGGGCTGCGCCACTACGCCGATCCCATGCTGACGTCCTTCGACGCGCTGCTGGCCGCCGGGGATGCGCACGCGGCGCGGGATCCCGCCTTCTTCGACCGCGCGGTGGCCGCGGTGCGCCCGCATGACGCCGCGGCCATGTTCTACACCTCCGGCACCACCGGCCGGCCCAAGGGCGTGGTGCTGACCCACGCGGCGCTGATCGACCGGGCCCGCGCGGTGCAGGACATGGAGAGGCTGACCGACCGCGAGGACGTGCTGGCCTATCTGCCGCCGGCGTGGATCGGGCAGAACATGTTTTCCTACACGCAGTTGCTGGTCACCGGTTTCACCGTCAACCACCCGGAATCGCCGTCCACCGTGGCCATCGATATGCGCGACATCGGCCCGACCTACTACTTCGCGCCGCCGCGTATCCTGGAAGACCTGCTGACGCGCGTGCTGATCCGCATGGAAGACGCGGGCTACCTGAAGCGCCGCCTGTTCAAGGCCTGCATGGACCTGGCGCGGCGGGTCGGCGTGCGCATCCTGGACGGCGAGGCGGTGGGCCCGTACGACCGGCTGCGCTATGCCCTGGGCGACGTGCTGATCTACGGGCCGCTGCGCAACGCGCTGGGCATGAGCCGCGTGCGCGTGGCCTATACCGCGGGCGAGGCCATCGGGCCCGACCTCTTCACCTTCTACCGCTCGCTGGGGATCAACCTCAAGCAGTTGTACGGTTCCACCGAGACCTCGGTGTTCGTCTGCGTGCAGCCCGACGGCAAGGTGCGCGCCGACACCGTGGGACCGCCGGTGGCGGGGGTGGAGATCAAGGTCGCCGACGACGGCGAGATCCTGGTGCGCAGTCCGGGCCTGTTCAAGGAGTATTACCGCAACCCGGCGGCCACGCGCGAAGCGCGCGGCGAGGACGGCTGGTTCCATACCGGCGACGCCGGCTACCTGGACCTGGACGGCCAGTTGAAGATCATCGATCGCGCCAAGGACGTCGGCAAGCTCTCGGACGGCAGCCTGTTCGCGCCCAAGTACATCGAGAACAAGCTGAAGTTCTTCCCGTACATCAAGGAAGCGGTGGCCTTCGGCGCCGGCCGCGACCGGGTGTGCGCCTTCGTCAACATCGACCTGGAGGCAGTCGGCAACTGGGCCGAGCGGCGTGGGCTGCCCTATGCCGGCTATGCCGACCTGGCCGGCAAGGATGAAGTCCACGCACTGATCCTGGGCTGCGTCGAGCAGGCCAATGCCGAGCTGGCGCGCGATCCCCGCCTGGCGGCCTCGCAGGTGCGGCGTTTTCTCATCCTGCACAAGGAGCTGGACCCGGACGACGACGAGCTGACGCGCACGCGCAAGGTGCGGCGCGCCTTCATCGCGCAGAAGTACGCCGTGCTGGTGGACGCGCTGTTCGCGGGGCAGGCCACGCAATACGTCGAGACCGAGGTGAAGTTCGAGGACGGCCGCAGCGGCCGCATCGCCGCGGACCTGAAACTGCGCGACGCGCGGGTCTTCCCCGCGCTGGCCGGGGAGGCGGCCTGA
- a CDS encoding Crp/Fnr family transcriptional regulator, whose product MQHAADSLQLSAAWLRVLTAQEQARVLKDLTVQQATAGTIIERKGELGQAWIGVLAGLVKVSVGNADGKLASLTGVPAGGWIGEGTLLKREIRKYDVVALRDSVIARLPAATFEFLLDTSIPFNRYLLQQLNERVAQFIGKAENDRLLDTDARVARCLAELFNPLLYPGMGMKLAITQEEVGYLARVSRQRANQALGALEGAGLLRVEYGGVRVLDLEGLKHYGEDPLAGKGLP is encoded by the coding sequence ATGCAGCATGCCGCCGACTCATTGCAGCTATCCGCCGCCTGGCTCCGTGTGCTGACCGCGCAGGAGCAGGCGCGGGTGCTCAAGGACCTGACCGTCCAGCAGGCGACGGCGGGGACCATCATCGAGCGCAAGGGCGAACTCGGCCAGGCCTGGATCGGCGTCCTGGCCGGACTGGTGAAAGTGTCGGTGGGCAATGCGGACGGCAAGCTGGCCTCGCTGACCGGCGTGCCGGCGGGCGGATGGATCGGGGAAGGCACGCTGCTCAAGCGCGAGATCCGCAAGTACGACGTCGTCGCCCTGCGCGACTCCGTCATCGCGCGCCTGCCGGCGGCGACCTTCGAATTCCTGCTGGACACCAGCATTCCCTTCAACCGCTACCTGCTGCAGCAGCTCAACGAACGGGTGGCGCAATTCATCGGCAAGGCGGAGAACGACCGCCTGCTCGACACCGACGCGCGCGTCGCGCGCTGCCTGGCGGAATTGTTCAATCCCCTGCTCTATCCCGGCATGGGCATGAAGCTGGCCATCACGCAGGAAGAGGTCGGCTACCTGGCGCGGGTCTCGCGACAGCGCGCCAACCAGGCCCTGGGCGCGCTGGAGGGGGCCGGCCTGCTGCGCGTGGAATACGGCGGCGTGCGGGTGCTGGACCTGGAAGGGCTGAAGCATTACGGGGAGGATCCGCTGGCGGGCAAGGGGCTGCCTTGA
- a CDS encoding ABC transporter ATP-binding protein has product MLSIKNLEAGYGKVKVLHGISMDVPKAKVVTLIGSNGAGKTTTMRALSGMIKPTAGEITLGAQRIDGMDSHRIARLGLAHSPEGRRVFPTLSVADNLRLGAYPRLTGKRPRGDVEGDLERAMELFPRLKERRTQLAGTLSGGEQQMLAMARAVMLNPELVLLDEPSMGLAPILVEEVFRIIGRLKEEGVTMLLVEQFAAAALNVADYGYVLENGRISVHGTPDKLRHDPAVVAAYLGGSH; this is encoded by the coding sequence ATGTTATCCATCAAGAACCTCGAAGCCGGCTATGGCAAAGTCAAGGTCCTGCACGGCATCAGCATGGATGTGCCGAAGGCCAAGGTGGTGACGCTGATCGGCTCCAACGGCGCCGGCAAGACCACCACGATGCGCGCGCTGTCGGGCATGATCAAGCCCACGGCGGGGGAAATCACGCTGGGCGCGCAGCGCATCGACGGCATGGACTCGCATCGCATCGCCCGTCTCGGCCTGGCGCATTCGCCGGAGGGCCGGCGCGTGTTCCCGACCTTGTCCGTGGCCGACAACCTGCGGCTGGGCGCCTATCCGCGCCTGACGGGCAAGCGTCCGCGCGGCGACGTCGAGGGGGACCTGGAACGCGCCATGGAGCTCTTTCCGCGCCTGAAGGAAAGACGGACCCAGTTGGCCGGCACGCTGTCCGGCGGCGAACAGCAGATGCTGGCCATGGCGCGCGCCGTCATGCTCAATCCCGAACTGGTGCTGCTGGACGAGCCGTCCATGGGGCTGGCGCCGATTCTCGTGGAAGAGGTCTTCCGCATCATCGGCCGCCTGAAGGAGGAGGGCGTCACCATGCTCCTGGTGGAGCAGTTCGCGGCGGCCGCGCTGAACGTGGCGGACTACGGCTACGTGCTGGAGAACGGCCGCATCTCGGTGCACGGCACCCCCGACAAGCTGCGCCACGATCCGGCGGTGGTGGCGGCCTATCTCGGCGGGTCGCACTGA
- a CDS encoding branched-chain amino acid ABC transporter ATP-binding protein/permease, with the protein MKPLTLIASILGIVFLVGLPLAVGNPYYLHLIETIMIYAILLFGLDIVVGYTGQVSLGHAGLFGIGSYVVGVLFFHLQWPIWLTLPAAIAITACFGAILALPALRVIGPYLAMVTLAFGTIIQILINEMSFLTEGPMGIKIDKPLIGGHMLDKREYFWLVGALLALALLVVHRILKSHIGRTFEALRDSPIAADCMGVSVYRYKVVAFVISAGFAGLAGGLYSYSEQYISPNTYNFELTILFLLAIIMGGRKTRVGALLGAAIVVLLPKMLDDIETFRLIALGLALLVAIGGAVAVAKGRTTARRMAVPVVGTVALTVFAYWMEALTDWRLTIFGLMILFVVYYLPDGIVGFVRNLFFNTHRAALAVKKELVQEADAVPQARVDHGQELLAAKGILMQFGGLRALNQVDLVVRRGSIHGLIGPNGSGKSTMMNVLSGIYVPTAGAVDFDGRSLVGLVPAQIASAGVARTFQNVALFGEMTALENVLVGLHHTFRTGLANIALRTPRWKREENAARARALALLEFVGLDNLADEEARNLPYGKQRLLEIARALALDPQLLLLDEPAAGLTAPDIAELLTIIRKVRDHGITLILIEHHMDVVMGVCDTVSVLDFGQKIAEGLPAEVQANPRVVEAYLGGSAA; encoded by the coding sequence ATGAAACCGCTTACCCTGATCGCCTCGATTCTGGGCATCGTCTTCCTGGTCGGCCTGCCGCTGGCCGTGGGCAACCCGTATTACCTGCACCTCATCGAAACCATCATGATCTACGCCATCCTGCTGTTCGGGCTGGATATCGTGGTGGGCTACACGGGGCAGGTGTCGCTGGGCCATGCCGGCCTGTTCGGCATCGGCTCCTATGTCGTGGGCGTGCTGTTCTTCCACCTGCAATGGCCGATCTGGCTCACGCTGCCGGCGGCCATCGCCATTACCGCCTGCTTCGGCGCCATCCTGGCCCTGCCGGCGCTGCGCGTGATCGGCCCCTACCTGGCCATGGTCACGCTGGCCTTCGGCACCATCATCCAGATCCTCATCAACGAGATGAGCTTCCTGACCGAAGGGCCCATGGGCATCAAGATCGACAAGCCCCTCATCGGCGGCCACATGCTGGACAAGCGCGAGTACTTCTGGCTCGTCGGCGCCTTGCTGGCGCTGGCGCTGCTGGTGGTGCACCGCATCCTGAAGTCGCACATCGGCCGCACCTTCGAGGCCTTGCGCGACAGCCCCATCGCCGCGGACTGCATGGGCGTCTCGGTGTACCGCTACAAGGTGGTGGCCTTCGTCATCAGCGCCGGTTTCGCCGGCCTGGCGGGCGGGCTCTATTCCTATTCCGAGCAATACATCTCGCCCAACACCTACAACTTCGAGCTCACCATCCTGTTCCTGCTGGCCATCATCATGGGCGGCCGCAAGACGCGCGTGGGCGCCTTGCTGGGCGCCGCCATCGTGGTGCTGCTGCCCAAGATGCTGGACGACATCGAGACCTTCCGCCTGATCGCCCTGGGCCTGGCGCTGCTGGTCGCCATAGGCGGCGCCGTGGCGGTCGCCAAGGGCCGCACCACGGCGCGGCGCATGGCGGTGCCGGTCGTCGGCACGGTGGCGCTGACGGTGTTCGCCTACTGGATGGAGGCGTTGACGGACTGGCGCCTGACCATCTTCGGCCTGATGATCCTCTTCGTCGTGTACTACCTGCCGGACGGCATCGTCGGCTTCGTGCGCAACCTGTTCTTCAACACGCATCGCGCCGCGCTGGCGGTGAAGAAGGAGCTGGTCCAGGAAGCCGACGCCGTGCCGCAGGCGCGCGTCGATCATGGCCAGGAGCTGCTGGCCGCCAAGGGCATCCTGATGCAGTTCGGCGGCCTGCGCGCTCTGAACCAGGTCGACCTGGTGGTGCGCCGGGGTTCCATCCATGGGCTCATCGGGCCCAACGGCTCGGGCAAGAGCACCATGATGAACGTGCTGAGCGGCATCTACGTGCCCACCGCGGGCGCGGTGGATTTCGACGGCCGCTCGCTGGTGGGCCTGGTGCCGGCGCAGATCGCCTCGGCCGGCGTGGCGCGCACCTTCCAGAACGTGGCGCTGTTCGGCGAAATGACCGCGCTGGAAAACGTCCTGGTCGGCCTGCACCACACCTTCCGCACCGGCCTGGCCAACATCGCCCTGCGCACGCCGCGCTGGAAGCGCGAGGAAAACGCGGCGCGGGCGCGCGCCCTGGCCCTGCTGGAATTCGTCGGCCTGGACAACCTGGCCGACGAGGAGGCGCGCAACCTGCCCTACGGCAAGCAGCGCCTGCTGGAGATCGCCCGCGCGCTGGCGCTGGACCCGCAACTGCTGCTGCTCGACGAGCCGGCCGCCGGCCTGACCGCGCCCGACATCGCCGAGCTGCTGACCATCATCCGCAAGGTTCGCGATCACGGCATCACCCTGATCCTCATCGAGCATCACATGGACGTGGTGATGGGCGTCTGCGACACGGTGTCGGTGCTGGACTTCGGGCAGAAGATCGCCGAAGGATTGCCGGCGGAGGTGCAGGCCAATCCCCGGGTGGTGGAAGCCTACCTGGGCGGGTCGGCCGCCTGA
- a CDS encoding branched-chain amino acid ABC transporter permease, protein MILLQLIYSGIALGMIYAVIAFGYQLTFATSGTLNFGQGEALMLGALVGLTLVGLGVNYWLMVPIVCVFGFIQGAVVERIAVRPAIKTRSEFGWIMATIALGIIFRNVAENVWGRDDLPFPSPLPVAPIKLAGANVLPMELLVVFGALAMMLLVELFNRKSIHGKAFVATSNDRDAAGLMGINTGLVITFSYALSSLTASFAGVLIAPLTLTGATMGAVLGLKAFAVAIIGGLSSGAGVVVGGLILGIAETTTGFYISTGYKDVPGLVLLLLVLAFKPAGLFGKTAIKKV, encoded by the coding sequence ATGATTCTCTTGCAACTCATCTACAGCGGGATCGCGCTGGGCATGATCTACGCGGTCATCGCCTTCGGCTATCAACTCACCTTCGCCACCTCCGGCACGCTGAACTTCGGCCAGGGCGAAGCCCTGATGCTGGGCGCGCTGGTCGGCCTGACCCTGGTGGGACTGGGCGTCAACTACTGGCTGATGGTGCCCATCGTCTGCGTCTTCGGTTTCATCCAGGGCGCGGTGGTGGAGCGCATCGCCGTGCGGCCCGCCATCAAGACGCGGTCCGAGTTCGGCTGGATCATGGCCACCATCGCGCTGGGCATCATTTTCCGCAACGTCGCGGAAAACGTCTGGGGCCGCGACGACCTGCCCTTTCCCTCGCCGCTGCCGGTCGCGCCCATCAAGCTGGCCGGCGCCAACGTGCTGCCCATGGAGCTGCTGGTGGTGTTCGGCGCGCTGGCCATGATGCTGCTGGTGGAGCTCTTCAACCGCAAGTCCATCCACGGCAAGGCCTTCGTCGCCACCTCCAACGACCGCGACGCCGCCGGCCTGATGGGGATCAACACGGGGCTGGTCATCACCTTCTCGTACGCGCTGTCCTCGCTGACCGCGTCCTTCGCGGGCGTGCTCATCGCGCCGCTCACCCTGACCGGCGCCACCATGGGCGCGGTGCTGGGCCTGAAGGCCTTCGCCGTCGCCATCATCGGCGGCCTGTCCAGCGGCGCCGGCGTGGTGGTCGGCGGCCTCATCCTCGGCATCGCCGAGACCACGACCGGTTTCTATATTTCGACCGGCTACAAGGACGTGCCGGGCCTGGTGCTGTTGCTGCTGGTCCTCGCGTTCAAGCCCGCCGGCCTGTTCGGCAAGACCGCGATCAAGAAGGTCTGA
- a CDS encoding ABC transporter substrate-binding protein: MNHRIKLLVGAVALACAGGAHAADPIKIGVSGPYTGGSSSMGVSMRDGVRLAAEEINKNGGVLGRQLVLIERDDEAKNERGVQIAQELINKEQVAAVVGYINTGVALASQRFFQDAKIPVFNNVATGSIITHQFKPPQYPDNYVFRNAANDSIQAPMIVEEAVVRSGYKKVAILADSTNYGQLGREDLEKALAAKGVKAVATEKFNIKDVDMTAQLLKSKEAGAQAVLTYGIGPELAQIANGMAKLGWKVPIVGSWTLSMANYIDNAGPNGAGARMPQTFIQEPNTPKRKAFIDAYLAKFKPKNNRIDSPVSAAQGYDSIYLLAAAITQANSTDGPKVRAALEDLKTPVEGVVMTYDHPFTHDDHDAITPNLVVFGEVKDGRVVYAYPDDLKTTAQPRKKDSSASAATSK; this comes from the coding sequence ATGAATCATCGCATCAAGCTGCTCGTCGGCGCCGTGGCCCTGGCTTGCGCAGGGGGCGCCCACGCCGCCGATCCCATCAAGATCGGCGTCAGCGGTCCTTACACCGGCGGGTCTTCCTCGATGGGCGTCAGCATGCGCGACGGCGTGCGCCTGGCCGCGGAGGAAATCAACAAGAACGGCGGCGTGCTGGGACGCCAACTGGTCCTGATCGAGCGCGACGACGAGGCCAAGAACGAGCGCGGCGTGCAGATCGCGCAGGAGCTGATCAACAAGGAGCAGGTCGCTGCCGTCGTCGGCTACATCAACACCGGCGTGGCGCTGGCTTCGCAGCGCTTCTTCCAGGATGCGAAGATTCCCGTCTTCAACAACGTCGCCACCGGCAGCATCATTACGCACCAGTTCAAGCCGCCGCAGTATCCCGACAACTACGTCTTCCGCAACGCCGCCAACGACAGCATCCAGGCGCCGATGATCGTCGAGGAAGCCGTGGTCCGCAGCGGCTACAAGAAGGTGGCGATCCTGGCGGACTCCACCAACTACGGCCAACTGGGCCGCGAGGACCTGGAGAAGGCCCTGGCCGCCAAGGGCGTGAAGGCCGTGGCGACGGAAAAATTCAACATCAAGGACGTCGACATGACGGCCCAGTTGTTGAAGTCCAAGGAGGCGGGCGCCCAGGCCGTGCTGACCTACGGCATCGGCCCCGAGCTGGCGCAGATCGCCAACGGCATGGCCAAGCTGGGCTGGAAGGTGCCCATCGTCGGAAGCTGGACGCTGTCGATGGCCAACTACATCGACAATGCCGGCCCCAACGGCGCCGGCGCGCGCATGCCGCAGACCTTCATCCAGGAACCCAACACGCCCAAGCGCAAGGCCTTCATCGACGCCTACCTGGCCAAGTTCAAGCCCAAGAACAACCGCATCGATTCGCCGGTGTCGGCGGCGCAGGGCTATGACTCCATCTACCTGCTGGCGGCGGCCATCACCCAGGCCAACTCGACCGACGGTCCCAAGGTGCGCGCCGCGCTGGAAGACCTGAAGACGCCGGTGGAAGGCGTGGTCATGACCTACGACCATCCGTTCACGCACGACGACCACGACGCCATCACGCCCAACCTGGTGGTGTTCGGCGAGGTCAAGGACGGCCGCGTGGTCTACGCCTATCCGGACGACCTGAAGACCACCGCCCAGCCGCGCAAGAAGGACAGCAGCGCGTCGGCAGCCACGTCGAAATAG
- a CDS encoding LysE/ArgO family amino acid transporter has translation MSTIAASSFFDLHAWLAGLLTGLGLFAAVGAQSAFILRQGLMRAHLPSVLLVCGLSDAVVIFASALGLRALDQQAPWLMPVLGWGGAAFLAFYAWRSARRALRAGDGLAPAARVAHTRRGAVLGALAFTLLNPHFWLDMALVGALAHNFGAASVAFAAGAVCASVLWLLILGGGARLAAPLLRDARIWRVLDGGIAVVMAGMALRLLLRVA, from the coding sequence ATGTCCACGATTGCCGCCTCCTCCTTTTTCGATCTGCACGCCTGGCTCGCCGGCCTGCTCACCGGGCTGGGCCTGTTCGCCGCCGTGGGCGCGCAGAGCGCCTTCATCCTGCGCCAGGGCCTGATGCGCGCGCATCTTCCCAGCGTGCTGCTGGTCTGCGGGCTGTCCGATGCCGTCGTCATCTTCGCCAGCGCGCTGGGCTTGCGCGCCCTGGACCAGCAGGCGCCCTGGCTGATGCCCGTGCTGGGCTGGGGCGGCGCGGCCTTCCTGGCGTTCTACGCCTGGCGTTCGGCGCGGCGCGCCCTGCGCGCGGGCGATGGCCTGGCGCCGGCCGCGCGGGTGGCGCATACTCGGCGCGGCGCGGTGCTGGGCGCGCTGGCCTTCACCCTGCTCAATCCGCATTTCTGGCTGGACATGGCGCTGGTCGGCGCGCTGGCGCACAACTTCGGCGCGGCCAGCGTGGCCTTCGCCGCCGGCGCCGTCTGCGCCAGCGTGCTGTGGCTGCTGATTCTCGGCGGCGGCGCGCGCCTGGCCGCGCCCTTGCTGCGCGACGCCCGCATCTGGCGGGTGCTGGACGGCGGCATCGCGGTCGTCATGGCCGGCATGGCGCTGCGCCTGCTGTTGCGGGTGGCCTAG